DNA from Granulicella arctica:
CGCGAGAACGAGCTATACCTGCCACAGCTTGATGCCATGAGAATGCAGGAACGAGTGCATCAAGTTCTGTTGGATACGATGGTGAAGCCGGTTCCAGCTGTCCTGTGACTTAGTTACTTCGGCTGCGCAGTGCGAGTTTTCCCATGAACACGAGCCCCAGCAGGAAGATCGCGCTTACCAGAAAGACCTGCTGCACTCCCATGAACTTTGTCATCATGCCTGAGACGAAGAGCCCGAGCACCTGAGAGCCAAAGACAATGGACATACCCGTGCTGCTGACGCGGCCCATGAGCTCCTCCGGCGTGTCCTGCTGCACCAAGGTTTGTCCAGGGAGCAGGATCATGGCGACGGAGAAACCGATGGCGAGCGCTGCCACGATAGTGACGGCAAGCAATGGCACCAGGCCCAAAGCGAGGAAGCCTGCCGCCATGCACACGAGGCCGCCGAAGACGAGTGTCTTATTGGAGTAGGTCTTCGCCAGTTTTTGCACGATCACGAAGCCGAGGAGGATGCCTAATCCGATCATCGAGCTGATGATGCCAAAGAGACGCGTGGCACCGTGCAGGCTTTCACGGACATACACCGCGATGAGAGGCCCGAAACATCCCAGTGTGAAGACCGCCGCGGCAAGAGCCACGGTGACGAATAGGATCGCTTTGTGGTGCACGATAAAGCTAAAACCTTCACGCATATCCAACCATATTTTGTGGATACCGCTTGTGGTATCCGCTGGATTTTCCTGCGTGGGCACTGTTCTTTTCCGGATAGCGATGGAGCCAATGAGCATGGCTGAGGCCACGAAGCTCACGGCGTCGATCAGGTAGCAGGAGACCGCTCCGAAGGAAGCCACCAGAAGGCCCGCGATGCCGGGGGAGATAATCCAAATCACGAAGCTCACCTGTTGCA
Protein-coding regions in this window:
- a CDS encoding MFS transporter codes for the protein MPDQLSLREVLGIRAVRLMWFALIISTFGDFLALFAVLSVVSFKMNAAAEQITWVQIASLLPPVLIGPLAGVFVDRWPLKSTLVSSDLIRVFLSLMLLGATHLWQFCLILGLMSVVGVFFGPAQQCTIRASVPPEGIMAASAVMQQVSFVIWIISPGIAGLLVASFGAVSCYLIDAVSFVASAMLIGSIAIRKRTVPTQENPADTTSGIHKIWLDMREGFSFIVHHKAILFVTVALAAAVFTLGCFGPLIAVYVRESLHGATRLFGIISSMIGLGILLGFVIVQKLAKTYSNKTLVFGGLVCMAAGFLALGLVPLLAVTIVAALAIGFSVAMILLPGQTLVQQDTPEELMGRVSSTGMSIVFGSQVLGLFVSGMMTKFMGVQQVFLVSAIFLLGLVFMGKLALRSRSN